In Legionella cincinnatiensis, the DNA window TGAAGAATAACCTCGCGCTGCAATGCCTTTAAACACTCGATGTCCCGATATACGTTTGTTATGACAAGCAACGAGTTTCGTTGAATCCACATAATATAAGTTAGTTTGTTCGCCTGCTTTAGATAAAACATAAGTCGTTAAGGGCTCAAGGACTCGTCCTGTTAGAGCAACGAAATGAGGATAGCTTAACGCTTTAGGAAAATAAGTTGATAAATCTTCTAAAACACACCTCATATAAAAATCTTTGAAGGTCCTGTAATGACTTAAGTGAAAAAGAATCAATATCGTAATTAACTCACTTTCACTCATTCCCGTCGCGCGGTTTAACGTTTTTTTATTCGGTGATGGAAGACATTTTTGGTTTTCTTTTTCTCATAAGTTATGAATTTTTTTGATATGAGATACAAATAAAACTAATTGGATTTTGTGTGGCTTAACTGATGAAATTGTTTTCATTATAAAACCTCGAGTTACATAGGAGAAAGTATGCAAGACACATTTGAGATGTGGGATAGGTTGCCACCAGAACTCAAACTCGAAACGGTTCAAAATTTATCAAACCGTGATTTAGTAAACTTAGCTCAGACATCAAAATATCATTTTGCTTTATTTCAACCGCTGCTTGATGATCGTAAGCTAGCTGCCTTTTTGCAGTGTGTTGTGCAAGGTAAGCATGATAAAGTTAAATTACTATTAAAAGATGATATAAGTTTAATTTTAAAAAAGGGCAAAGTAACGGATTATTCTGGGCGAGAATTTAAGAACGTAAGTGGTTTTGAATATGCACTTTGGGCCCTGGATAAACACATGTGGGTAAATATACTTGCATGCATACCGAGTAATGAGAATGGTAGAAAAGTATTCACATCATTGGTTGCTCAATACGAAAAAGTCAAGACAGATGGGATCACTTATAAGCTTAATGGAAAAATAATCACAGAAAAGCATTTTGATTTTAAAAATACCCTCATTAAAGAACTACAAACACAAGTAGATTTGATCAACGCGCCAGGAGATAAGGATGAGGACGTCATTGATAAGCAGTGGCGAGAAGGTGTTGGCGGTGCACAAAAACTACTACCTATACATATTGTTTATGAGTATTGCTCTTATGCACAATTTTATCCTCCTAAATTTATCTCACAGCCAAAATCATCGCAACAATTCATTAATCGTATTACCAAGAAGTACGAAGATTGGTTTGACGTTAACTCGAAGTTGGGTTTT includes these proteins:
- a CDS encoding F-box protein, which produces MQDTFEMWDRLPPELKLETVQNLSNRDLVNLAQTSKYHFALFQPLLDDRKLAAFLQCVVQGKHDKVKLLLKDDISLILKKGKVTDYSGREFKNVSGFEYALWALDKHMWVNILACIPSNENGRKVFTSLVAQYEKVKTDGITYKLNGKIITEKHFDFKNTLIKELQTQVDLINAPGDKDEDVIDKQWREGVGGAQKLLPIHIVYEYCSYAQFYPPKFISQPKSSQQFINRITKKYEDWFDVNSKLGFEFAIYKGIQNYIQVLRDSNDGRRWGLCYDLDAMTELCRIRTKDLLELKSKFEEQMSPDNRYRVFQTTHC